In Legionella sp. PATHC035, a genomic segment contains:
- the rluB gene encoding 23S rRNA pseudouridine(2605) synthase RluB yields the protein MSSERLQKILSQAGLGSRREMERWIENGWVQVNGKPVKLGDSASAEDKITVKGKLIPNPLKVRQNVRILLYHKPVGEISSRHDPKFEKTVFDHLPHLRQGRWVQVGRLDLNTSGLLIFTNNGDLANQLMHPKYGLEREYAVRVHGQVSPEALNKLQKGVELEDGVAKFTRLEFRGGEGANSWYHVTLNEGRNREVRRLWESQGVEVSRLIRIRYGLLTMPRYLSRGQCYELTPKEVTEFLASLPKE from the coding sequence ATGAGCAGCGAAAGGTTACAAAAAATACTAAGCCAAGCAGGTCTTGGATCGCGACGAGAAATGGAGCGATGGATAGAGAATGGCTGGGTACAAGTGAATGGAAAACCGGTTAAATTAGGGGACTCAGCAAGTGCTGAAGATAAGATCACGGTAAAAGGAAAATTAATTCCCAATCCACTTAAGGTAAGACAAAATGTACGTATTCTTCTGTACCATAAGCCTGTTGGAGAAATTTCTAGCCGCCATGATCCTAAATTTGAAAAAACAGTTTTTGATCATTTACCTCACTTAAGACAAGGTCGTTGGGTGCAAGTAGGACGTTTGGATTTGAACACCTCTGGGTTGCTTATCTTTACGAATAATGGTGATTTAGCCAATCAGTTAATGCACCCCAAATATGGTTTAGAAAGGGAATATGCTGTGAGAGTGCATGGTCAGGTGAGTCCTGAAGCCTTAAACAAGCTACAAAAGGGAGTTGAACTGGAAGATGGAGTCGCTAAATTTACTCGTTTAGAATTTCGCGGCGGTGAGGGGGCTAACTCTTGGTATCATGTGACTTTAAATGAGGGGCGTAATCGAGAAGTCCGCCGCCTATGGGAGTCGCAAGGTGTCGAAGTCAGCCGGTTAATACGTATACGCTACGGTCTACTCACTATGCCAAGGTACTTGTCACGGGGACAGTGTTATGAATTAACCCCAAAAGAGGTTACTGAGTTTTTGGCTTCTTTACCAAAGGAATAA
- the scpB gene encoding SMC-Scp complex subunit ScpB — protein MDEKELKNIVEALLLSSNEPVSLDRMLEVFDEWQRPTKEYLSVIINDLKEEYASRSFDLVQVATGFIIQTKKEYSNWIARMQIEKPAKYSRALLETLAIIAYKQPVTRADIEELRGVAVSSQIMKTLLEREWIRISGYKNVAGKPAVYTTTREFLNYFNLKYLNELPTLPEVMEALTLHNPNEEYTTE, from the coding sequence ATGGATGAAAAGGAGTTAAAAAACATAGTGGAAGCATTACTCTTAAGCAGTAATGAACCCGTATCTCTTGATAGAATGTTAGAGGTCTTTGATGAGTGGCAAAGACCCACTAAAGAGTATTTAAGTGTTATTATCAATGACCTAAAGGAGGAGTATGCATCTCGATCTTTTGATTTGGTACAAGTCGCAACTGGGTTTATTATTCAAACAAAAAAAGAATACAGTAACTGGATTGCGCGAATGCAAATTGAGAAACCCGCAAAATACTCGCGTGCTTTACTTGAAACTTTAGCCATTATTGCTTATAAGCAACCCGTTACTCGAGCAGATATCGAAGAGCTGCGTGGAGTCGCAGTAAGCAGTCAAATAATGAAAACACTGCTGGAGAGAGAATGGATTCGTATTTCCGGTTATAAAAATGTAGCAGGTAAACCTGCTGTATATACAACGACGAGAGAATTTTTAAATTATTTTAATTTAAAATATTTAAATGAACTTCCAACCTTACCTGAGGTCATGGAAGCATTAACCTTACACAATCCTAACGAAGAGTATACTACCGAATGA
- a CDS encoding type I secretion system protein LssZ yields the protein MYTLGKLIQALFPLIALVLFIIGIKRNAIYYVISSLWLSLIAVLIHFQFSGNQIFGTYFNYFNAGIYSFNFFILLLALIQVMSHLSAARPALRYTYAFISSLMVVGAFIVISNLWINAFFIENKLEGTPIMQVALFQKPDYCGNKYVFYKIDQDSTVTYLCPNYYGLLPSIGHLATSPDFITTQLSLPVKKQLLLKQKNKS from the coding sequence ATGTATACACTGGGAAAACTAATCCAAGCTCTTTTTCCATTAATTGCACTAGTACTCTTTATTATTGGAATTAAAAGAAACGCCATTTATTATGTTATTTCATCTCTTTGGCTTAGCCTTATTGCTGTGTTAATTCATTTCCAATTTTCAGGAAATCAAATTTTTGGAACTTATTTTAACTATTTTAATGCAGGAATTTATTCATTTAATTTCTTTATATTGCTCCTTGCATTGATACAAGTGATGTCACATTTAAGTGCTGCTCGTCCCGCATTGAGATACACATACGCCTTTATTAGTTCCCTTATGGTTGTAGGCGCGTTTATTGTAATCAGTAATCTTTGGATTAATGCTTTTTTTATAGAAAATAAGTTGGAAGGCACTCCCATAATGCAAGTAGCTCTGTTTCAAAAACCAGATTATTGTGGCAATAAGTATGTTTTTTACAAAATTGATCAAGACAGCACTGTCACATACCTCTGCCCCAATTATTATGGTTTGTTACCTTCAATTGGACACTTAGCAACAAGTCCAGATTTCATCACAACACAATTATCATTACCTGTTAAAAAACAATTACTTTTGAAGCAAAAAAATAAGAGTTAA
- a CDS encoding segregation and condensation protein A gives MDIEISSNPEVKAIVDGKELTELPDDLFIPPDALEVLLDSFSGPLDLLLYLIRKQNIDILDIPIVSITNQYLHYIQLMECRRLELAADYLLMAAMLAEIKSRLLLPAPPTSDEEEEDPRMALVRKLQAYEQIKIAAELLDALPRQERDHFMIQVVPSELERIIVHPEVTLEDLIDAMKSLLKREEQISHHQVSREALSVRERMSDILIQLQEHKLLEFNQLFSNKEGRIGLVVSLLAILELARQSLIVITQNEPFSPIHLQAA, from the coding sequence ATGGATATTGAAATATCAAGCAATCCGGAAGTGAAAGCAATAGTTGATGGTAAGGAGCTTACAGAGCTTCCGGATGATTTATTTATTCCTCCAGATGCGCTTGAAGTTCTGCTGGATTCATTTAGCGGTCCGCTCGATTTGCTTTTATATCTCATACGCAAACAGAATATTGATATCTTAGATATTCCTATTGTGAGTATTACCAATCAATATTTGCATTACATTCAATTAATGGAATGTAGACGATTGGAGTTAGCCGCTGATTATTTGTTGATGGCTGCAATGCTTGCAGAAATTAAGTCACGGTTATTACTACCAGCACCACCTACTAGTGATGAAGAGGAAGAGGACCCTCGAATGGCACTCGTAAGAAAATTACAAGCCTATGAACAAATAAAAATTGCAGCAGAGCTGCTTGATGCACTCCCTCGACAAGAGCGTGATCACTTTATGATTCAAGTAGTCCCCTCAGAGCTTGAGAGGATAATCGTGCACCCAGAAGTGACGCTCGAGGATTTAATTGATGCAATGAAATCATTATTGAAAAGAGAAGAACAAATAAGTCATCATCAGGTCTCTCGTGAAGCGTTATCTGTTCGTGAGCGTATGAGCGATATATTAATTCAGCTACAAGAACACAAGCTCTTGGAATTTAATCAATTATTTTCTAATAAAGAAGGTCGAATTGGATTGGTTGTCTCTTTGTTGGCTATTTTAGAGTTAGCACGACAATCACTGATTGTGATTACGCAAAATGAACCATTTTCACCAATACATTTACAGGCAGCATAA
- a CDS encoding L,D-transpeptidase family protein, which produces MAPKLNWDQAVDKAIKRYGLRVEPRLKSYFSKAKVSYPPSEIALLAFKSERKVELWAKNTNQKWKHIHDYPLTGFSGRLGPKLRENDKQIPEGVYRLVNFNPFSSMHLSMMINYPNNFDKQKGYQDGRRNLGNNIFIHGKNLSVGCLAVGDLAIDQLFILARRVGLDNIQVIIAPNDLRKGKPSTSTFAQPRWLPELYKQIAESLKPFSHKNYTV; this is translated from the coding sequence ATGGCCCCTAAACTTAATTGGGACCAAGCGGTTGACAAAGCAATAAAACGCTATGGTTTACGAGTTGAACCCCGGCTCAAATCTTACTTCTCCAAAGCAAAAGTCAGTTATCCCCCAAGTGAGATCGCCTTACTCGCTTTTAAATCAGAAAGAAAAGTAGAGCTATGGGCTAAAAATACCAATCAAAAATGGAAACATATACACGACTATCCGTTAACTGGTTTTAGTGGTCGGCTAGGACCTAAGTTACGTGAAAATGACAAACAAATTCCTGAAGGGGTTTATAGACTGGTTAATTTCAACCCTTTTAGTAGTATGCATTTATCCATGATGATTAATTATCCCAATAATTTTGATAAGCAAAAAGGTTATCAAGATGGGAGAAGAAACTTAGGAAATAATATTTTTATTCATGGTAAAAATTTATCGGTGGGTTGTTTGGCTGTAGGCGATCTAGCCATAGATCAGCTTTTTATTTTGGCACGTCGTGTTGGTCTTGATAACATTCAAGTCATTATTGCCCCAAATGATTTGCGCAAAGGTAAACCATCAACTTCTACATTTGCTCAACCCAGATGGCTTCCTGAATTATATAAACAAATTGCAGAGTCCCTTAAACCCTTTAGTCACAAAAACTATACGGTTTAA
- a CDS encoding tryptophan--tRNA ligase codes for MSALFSSNKRVVSGMRVSGRLHLGHYHGVIKNWIKLQHQYDCFFFAADWHGLTTQYDEPGFIENHLWDMIIDWLACGVNPGLSRIFIQSWVPEHAELHLLLSMITPLGWLERVPSFKDQQEKIKEKDLSTYGFLGYPLLQSADVLIYHADYVPVGEDQVSHIELTREIARRFNHIYGKEPNFEELAAEAIKKMGKKNSKYYSELRRQFQEHGNHEAIKTAQALLEDQSNLSIGDKERLLGYLEGSGKIILPEPHPLLTETAKMPGLDGQKMSKSYHNTIMLREPPAQVEKKVLTMPTDPARVKRTDPGEPEKCPVWQFHKIYSNNEVKDWVQNGCRSAGIGCIECKRPVVDAINKELQPIQEAISEYESDLSSVKRIVSEGSEAAREVASKNLSTVREVMGLDY; via the coding sequence ATGTCAGCACTATTTAGTTCCAATAAACGAGTTGTTTCTGGAATGCGAGTCAGCGGAAGATTACATCTTGGGCACTACCATGGTGTAATAAAAAATTGGATTAAATTACAACATCAATATGATTGCTTCTTTTTTGCAGCCGATTGGCACGGCTTGACAACACAATATGATGAACCTGGTTTTATCGAAAACCATTTATGGGATATGATTATTGATTGGCTAGCTTGTGGCGTAAATCCTGGATTATCACGAATATTTATTCAATCATGGGTCCCAGAACATGCAGAGCTTCATTTACTCTTATCCATGATTACCCCTTTGGGCTGGCTTGAAAGAGTGCCCAGCTTTAAAGATCAGCAAGAAAAAATAAAAGAGAAGGATTTATCCACTTATGGTTTTTTAGGCTATCCCTTATTACAAAGTGCCGATGTTCTAATTTATCATGCCGATTATGTTCCAGTTGGCGAAGATCAGGTATCTCATATTGAGTTGACCCGAGAAATTGCGCGTCGATTTAATCACATCTATGGTAAGGAGCCTAATTTCGAAGAGCTTGCTGCTGAAGCAATTAAAAAAATGGGGAAAAAGAACAGCAAATATTATAGTGAATTACGTCGACAATTTCAGGAGCATGGGAATCACGAAGCGATTAAAACAGCACAGGCTCTTTTAGAGGATCAGTCTAATTTATCTATCGGCGATAAAGAGCGTTTATTAGGCTATTTAGAGGGTAGTGGTAAAATTATTCTCCCAGAACCGCATCCATTACTGACAGAGACTGCCAAGATGCCTGGGCTTGATGGACAAAAGATGTCTAAGTCTTATCACAATACAATTATGTTAAGAGAGCCGCCGGCACAAGTCGAAAAAAAGGTATTGACGATGCCAACTGATCCAGCACGAGTCAAACGAACCGACCCAGGCGAGCCAGAGAAATGCCCAGTTTGGCAATTTCATAAAATTTACTCAAATAATGAAGTGAAAGATTGGGTACAAAATGGATGTCGTTCTGCAGGGATTGGTTGTATTGAATGTAAAAGACCTGTTGTGGATGCAATTAACAAAGAGCTACAGCCTATCCAGGAAGCAATTTCTGAATATGAATCTGATTTAAGCTCCGTGAAACGAATCGTTTCTGAGGGGAGTGAGGCAGCGCGAGAAGTGGCTAGTAAAAATTTGAGTACGGTTCGAGAAGTCATGGGACTCGATTATTGA